From Woronichinia naegeliana WA131, the proteins below share one genomic window:
- the purD gene encoding phosphoribosylamine--glycine ligase produces MKVLVVGNGGREHAIAWKLVQSPQVAQCYCLPGNGGTATLRKCENVSFNLEDFEDIAQFCLEQVIDLVIVGPEVPLALGIVDYLQSQQIRVFGPTQAGARIEASKSWAKALMIEAGVPTALGETFTDQVAAQAYLKKQGAPIVVKADGLAAGKGVIVAETMAEAKRAIAELFAAGFDQLVLEECLVGEEVSVLALSDGLTVRPLLPAQDHKRIGEGDTGNNTGGMGVYAPAPIAPPALLEQITREVLQPTIDTLRQKGINYCGVLYAGLMISPTGGIKVLEFNCRFGDPETQAILPLLETPLEEVLFACTEQRLAQFPPLTWRSQDHPKSDTKMGLQCAVCVVMASQGYPGSYEKGKVITGLDQAEAQGAVVFQAGTCSQSGQLLTDGGRVLGVTALGDDFGTAIARAYEAVAQIEFEGHYYRRDIGQRALNR; encoded by the coding sequence GTGAAGGTTTTAGTCGTGGGCAATGGCGGACGGGAACACGCGATCGCCTGGAAGTTGGTGCAATCTCCCCAGGTCGCGCAATGCTATTGTTTGCCTGGGAATGGTGGAACGGCAACATTAAGAAAATGTGAAAATGTTTCTTTCAATTTGGAAGATTTTGAAGACATTGCCCAATTCTGTCTGGAACAGGTCATTGATTTAGTTATCGTTGGCCCTGAAGTCCCACTTGCCTTGGGGATCGTTGATTATCTTCAATCTCAGCAAATTCGGGTGTTTGGCCCCACCCAGGCAGGGGCGCGTATTGAAGCCAGTAAATCCTGGGCAAAAGCTTTAATGATAGAGGCAGGAGTACCTACGGCCCTGGGAGAAACCTTTACGGATCAGGTTGCGGCCCAAGCTTATCTAAAAAAACAAGGAGCCCCCATTGTCGTCAAAGCAGATGGATTAGCGGCTGGCAAGGGCGTTATTGTCGCAGAAACCATGGCCGAGGCAAAAAGGGCGATCGCTGAACTGTTTGCGGCGGGTTTTGATCAACTGGTACTGGAAGAATGTTTAGTCGGCGAAGAGGTTTCCGTCTTGGCCTTGAGTGACGGATTAACGGTACGTCCTCTATTACCAGCCCAGGATCATAAACGGATTGGAGAAGGAGATACGGGCAATAATACGGGGGGAATGGGAGTCTATGCACCCGCCCCGATCGCTCCCCCAGCCCTCCTGGAACAGATTACCAGGGAGGTTTTGCAACCCACGATTGATACTTTGCGACAAAAGGGGATTAATTATTGTGGTGTTCTCTACGCTGGTTTAATGATCAGTCCCACAGGGGGGATCAAGGTTCTGGAATTTAATTGTCGTTTTGGCGATCCCGAAACCCAAGCCATTCTGCCGCTCCTAGAAACGCCCCTAGAAGAGGTTCTTTTTGCTTGTACGGAGCAACGCCTGGCCCAATTTCCCCCTCTCACCTGGCGATCGCAGGATCATCCCAAGAGTGATACAAAAATGGGATTACAATGTGCTGTGTGTGTGGTGATGGCTTCCCAGGGCTATCCTGGCTCCTACGAAAAAGGCAAAGTCATTACGGGACTGGATCAAGCCGAAGCCCAGGGTGCAGTCGTTTTTCAGGCCGGAACCTGTTCACAGTCAGGTCAACTGCTCACTGATGGCGGACGGGTTTTAGGGGTGACAGCCCTCGGCGATGATTTTGGAACAGCGATCGCCCGTGCCTATGAAGCGGTGGCTCAGATTGAGTTTGAGGGTCATTATTATCGACGAGATATTGGTCAACGGGCTTTAAATCGTTAA
- a CDS encoding DUF47 family protein, whose amino-acid sequence MPRIFGKTRFIIAQMEDFLDKISEGAMGFELGIISYLRDCCSDQNCEQKLQQLIEVKRRSQELRRLIGIELYTEMLIPDTRGDVLSLLQDLYSLIDNCEDSFQELLIEKPQIPDIYKQDFIDLTKAVVKSVETIILAARFYFRDPIRARDYTSQVSFYETEADTIRLRLKQKIFESDLPLEQKMHLRDSIDFIDEIADNAEEVSEWLAIYAIKRAD is encoded by the coding sequence ATGCCCCGTATCTTTGGAAAAACTCGCTTTATTATTGCCCAAATGGAAGATTTTTTAGATAAAATTTCCGAAGGAGCCATGGGTTTTGAATTAGGAATTATTTCCTATCTTCGCGATTGTTGCTCTGACCAGAATTGTGAGCAAAAATTACAACAACTTATTGAAGTCAAACGTCGAAGCCAGGAATTACGTCGTTTAATTGGCATTGAACTTTATACGGAAATGTTAATTCCTGATACCAGGGGTGATGTCCTCAGTTTATTACAGGATCTTTATTCTTTGATTGACAATTGTGAAGATAGCTTTCAGGAATTACTCATTGAAAAGCCGCAGATTCCCGATATTTATAAACAAGATTTTATTGATTTAACGAAAGCAGTGGTCAAAAGTGTAGAAACCATTATTTTAGCAGCCCGCTTTTATTTCCGTGATCCCATTCGTGCGCGTGACTACACCTCCCAGGTTAGTTTCTATGAGACGGAAGCGGATACCATTCGATTACGATTAAAGCAAAAAATCTTTGAATCTGATTTACCACTAGAGCAAAAAATGCACCTTAGAGATAGTATCGATTTTATTGATGAAATTGCCGATAATGCCGAAGAAGTGAGTGAATGGCTGGCCATTTATGCGATTAAGCGGGCAGATTAA
- a CDS encoding class I SAM-dependent DNA methyltransferase → MIMDENNRQRMEAFITRWQKASGNERANYQLFLTEFCEVLGVEKPRPKGTEEGDRFCFDKDIRVIPPDGEVIIKPNFIDLYKEGHFVLEAKQGSDLSAKGVGKRGTNSYRKAMKKAFAQALNYARFSPVKPPFLIVCDIGNHFRIWQDFNPYWLSANGNYGTYDSGEYIDFQDLLRPEIVERFVKIFSDPQSLNPEKIAAKVTREVAADLAILAKMLEHEMPPAHKVDTKPRKRDPQEVAQFLMRCIFTMFAEDIELLPDHIFTNRLKDRWLDKPYKFKEEVEELWKVMNTGGNFAFDKFLRFNGNLFSDATAFNLKKEQLEILLSASGRDWKSVEPAIFGTLLEQALETDERSQLGAHYTPRSYVERLVRPTIIEPLQEQWQLIQGEVEHILDTESEASQEEKVSLAKTVLEDFLKQLREIKVLDPACGSGNFLYVTLDLMKTLELEVFNRLETVTGESQLKLEFEKVNPSQFLGIEINPRAAAIADLVIWIGYLQWHFRLFGTLPPIEPVLREYKNIEFRDAVLAYDKIKTAVDPKTGKVRTRWGGKTIKHPVTGEEVPDPNDQEKILHYVRPRPALWPEANYIVSNPPFIGNKRMRHLLGDGYVETLRKVYKEVPESADLVMYWWNKAAQLLTEGKIKHFGLITTNSITQPFNRRVVENYLSQDKGLSLIFAIPDHPWVDTKDGAAVRVAMTACALGEYQGNLLISTQEITDQEGVSEVEFSNNIGKINTNLTIGENTQELIRLQANLGLSFQGVILSGEGFRLTKEDLQSLGIQAHQLPEVIKPYLIGRDLVQNPQNRWVIDFYGITQQEAFLQYPALYQILLDKVKPIRDQQKRKANREHWWLFAEKRPEFRKSLQSLTRYIATCRTAKHRIFTFLNSAILPDAKLIAITLDDSYYLGILSSQIHVLWSLRTGAFLGVGNDSNYNHSDCFMKFPFPTPSETLKQQIRDLGERLDNHRKTVQTNHPDITLTGMYNLLEKMQKEEPFSAPDQAYNNRALVSILRQIHDELDTAVFAAYGWPENLTEGEILERLVDLNLERAEEEKNGLIRWLRPDYQAPDQITTQPEIEGIEIEDIAPITPVELQKFPTTFKEQLTAIRELLRTQNREWTIEQIDSQFSGRKKTKAIANCLEILEELGLIISHEESSKKSYYAAELQQN, encoded by the coding sequence ATGATCATGGATGAAAATAATCGCCAAAGAATGGAAGCATTTATTACCCGTTGGCAAAAAGCAAGCGGCAATGAACGGGCCAATTATCAATTATTTCTAACAGAATTTTGTGAGGTGTTAGGTGTAGAAAAACCACGACCGAAAGGTACAGAAGAAGGCGATCGCTTTTGTTTTGATAAAGACATTAGGGTTATTCCCCCTGATGGTGAGGTGATCATCAAGCCTAATTTTATTGATCTTTACAAAGAAGGCCATTTTGTTTTAGAGGCCAAGCAAGGAAGTGATCTGAGTGCGAAAGGCGTGGGCAAACGAGGAACTAATAGTTATCGAAAAGCGATGAAAAAAGCCTTTGCCCAAGCTCTGAATTATGCGCGATTTTCCCCCGTTAAACCGCCATTTTTAATTGTTTGTGATATTGGTAATCATTTTCGCATTTGGCAAGATTTTAATCCCTATTGGTTAAGTGCGAATGGCAATTATGGAACCTATGATAGTGGTGAATATATTGATTTTCAAGATTTACTAAGACCAGAAATTGTTGAGCGATTTGTTAAGATTTTTTCCGATCCTCAATCTTTAAATCCAGAGAAGATCGCGGCCAAAGTAACTAGGGAAGTGGCTGCTGATTTGGCAATTTTAGCAAAAATGTTAGAACATGAAATGCCACCAGCCCATAAAGTTGACACAAAACCGAGAAAACGCGATCCCCAGGAAGTGGCTCAGTTTTTAATGCGTTGTATTTTTACAATGTTCGCAGAAGATATTGAATTATTACCCGATCATATTTTTACTAATCGTCTTAAAGATCGTTGGCTAGATAAGCCTTACAAGTTTAAGGAAGAGGTTGAAGAACTTTGGAAAGTAATGAATACAGGAGGAAACTTTGCCTTTGATAAATTCCTGCGTTTTAACGGTAATTTATTTTCGGATGCTACGGCTTTTAATTTAAAAAAAGAACAATTAGAAATTTTATTATCGGCTTCAGGACGGGACTGGAAAAGTGTGGAGCCTGCTATTTTTGGAACCTTATTAGAACAGGCTTTAGAGACCGATGAACGCAGTCAATTAGGAGCGCATTATACTCCTCGTTCCTATGTGGAGCGTTTGGTTCGTCCCACTATTATTGAGCCGTTACAGGAACAATGGCAGTTAATTCAAGGGGAAGTGGAGCATATTTTAGATACGGAATCCGAGGCAAGTCAGGAAGAAAAAGTTAGTTTAGCAAAGACTGTTTTAGAGGATTTCCTAAAGCAATTACGGGAAATTAAGGTACTTGATCCTGCCTGTGGTTCGGGTAATTTCCTTTATGTCACTTTGGATTTAATGAAGACTTTGGAGTTAGAAGTCTTTAATCGTTTGGAAACCGTAACAGGAGAATCTCAGTTAAAATTAGAGTTTGAAAAGGTTAATCCTTCGCAATTTTTAGGCATTGAAATTAATCCCAGGGCAGCCGCGATCGCTGATTTAGTGATTTGGATTGGTTATTTACAATGGCATTTCCGCTTATTTGGAACCTTGCCTCCGATTGAGCCTGTTTTGCGTGAATATAAAAACATTGAATTTCGAGATGCGGTGTTAGCCTACGATAAAATTAAAACGGCGGTTGATCCGAAAACAGGTAAGGTAAGAACGCGCTGGGGGGGCAAAACGATTAAGCATCCAGTGACTGGAGAAGAAGTGCCTGATCCGAATGATCAAGAAAAGATTTTGCATTATGTTCGTCCCCGTCCCGCCCTATGGCCAGAAGCTAATTATATTGTTTCTAATCCGCCTTTTATTGGCAATAAAAGAATGCGACATCTATTAGGAGATGGTTATGTCGAAACCTTAAGAAAAGTTTATAAGGAAGTACCTGAATCTGCTGATTTAGTGATGTATTGGTGGAACAAAGCCGCTCAGTTATTAACAGAGGGAAAAATTAAACATTTTGGTTTGATTACAACCAATAGCATTACCCAACCTTTTAATCGAAGAGTTGTTGAAAATTATCTCTCTCAGGATAAAGGTCTATCTTTAATTTTTGCTATTCCCGATCATCCCTGGGTAGATACGAAAGATGGAGCCGCCGTTAGAGTGGCCATGACTGCTTGTGCTTTAGGAGAATACCAAGGTAATTTATTAATTTCAACTCAAGAAATAACCGATCAAGAGGGAGTTAGTGAAGTTGAATTTTCAAATAATATTGGCAAGATTAATACTAATTTAACGATTGGTGAAAATACCCAAGAATTAATCAGATTACAAGCGAATCTGGGATTATCCTTTCAAGGAGTTATTTTATCAGGCGAAGGTTTCAGGTTAACAAAAGAAGACTTACAATCTTTAGGTATTCAAGCTCACCAATTACCAGAAGTTATCAAGCCTTATCTCATCGGTCGAGATTTAGTTCAAAATCCTCAAAATAGATGGGTAATTGATTTTTATGGAATTACTCAGCAAGAGGCATTTTTACAGTATCCTGCTTTGTACCAAATTCTTTTAGATAAAGTTAAACCGATTCGAGATCAACAGAAGAGAAAAGCTAATCGAGAGCATTGGTGGCTATTTGCTGAAAAAAGACCAGAGTTTAGAAAGTCACTGCAATCACTGACTCGTTATATTGCAACTTGTCGAACTGCAAAACATCGAATTTTTACATTTTTAAATAGTGCTATTCTGCCGGATGCAAAATTGATTGCTATTACTTTAGACGATAGTTATTATTTAGGGATTTTATCTTCACAAATTCATGTTTTATGGTCATTAAGGACGGGAGCTTTTTTAGGGGTAGGAAATGATTCCAATTATAATCATAGTGATTGTTTTATGAAGTTTCCTTTTCCTACTCCCTCTGAAACCTTAAAACAACAAATTCGAGACCTAGGGGAAAGACTAGACAATCACCGTAAAACTGTCCAGACTAATCATCCCGATATTACCCTCACAGGAATGTATAATTTGCTTGAGAAAATGCAAAAAGAAGAACCTTTTTCTGCACCAGATCAAGCCTATAATAACCGTGCTTTAGTTTCTATCCTTAGACAAATCCATGACGAATTAGATACGGCGGTTTTTGCTGCCTACGGTTGGCCTGAAAATCTGACGGAGGGCGAAATCCTAGAGCGTTTAGTTGATCTCAATTTGGAACGGGCTGAAGAAGAGAAAAATGGGCTGATTCGTTGGCTTCGTCCCGACTATCAAGCTCCTGATCAAATCACGACTCAACCTGAAATTGAAGGAATCGAAATCGAAGATATAGCACCAATTACTCCCGTCGAACTTCAGAAATTCCCCACTACTTTTAAAGAACAACTTACTGCCATTCGGGAACTATTACGAACCCAAAATCGAGAATGGACAATCGAGCAAATTGATAGCCAATTTTCAGGGAGGAAAAAGACAAAAGCTATTGCCAATTGCTTAGAAATTCTTGAAGAATTAGGTCTTATTATTAGCCATGAAGAAAGTAGCAAAAAATCCTATTATGCGGCTGAGTTACAACAAAATTAG
- a CDS encoding inorganic phosphate transporter encodes MVRFSTAALILSVFVILGAVIGGAGATQGLTELGAVNAVGGAFTVALAAALTVYWMTQLNIPVSISQAVVGAIIGWNFFSGSPTNLSVVLKIVGTWIACPALSGLFSAMLYKGITWGLQRQKLHLLRLDSYTRWGLIVVGAMASYALGANNIANVMGVFVPSDPFRAIAVGHLGEISAAQQLFLLGAIAIAVGVYTDSQKVMMTVGNNLMPLNPIGAFVVVLAEFIVLFIFSSSSLQHLFIQWGLPPIPLIPVSSAQAAVGAVIGVGLLKGAKGARQINWRVLQDIVSSWISTPIMAAVISFILLFVVQNVFDQPVYLR; translated from the coding sequence ATGGTGCGTTTTTCAACGGCAGCCTTGATCCTCAGTGTGTTTGTTATTTTAGGGGCGGTGATTGGTGGAGCCGGAGCAACTCAGGGGTTAACCGAATTAGGAGCCGTTAATGCGGTGGGGGGAGCATTCACTGTGGCCTTAGCGGCTGCTTTAACGGTTTATTGGATGACCCAGTTAAATATCCCTGTATCCATTTCCCAGGCAGTGGTAGGAGCCATCATTGGCTGGAATTTTTTTAGTGGTTCTCCCACTAATCTTTCTGTGGTTTTAAAGATTGTTGGCACATGGATTGCCTGTCCAGCCTTAAGTGGTTTGTTTAGCGCGATGCTTTATAAAGGTATTACCTGGGGACTCCAGCGTCAGAAGTTACATCTGTTGCGCTTGGATAGTTATACCCGTTGGGGATTAATTGTGGTGGGGGCGATGGCTTCCTACGCGCTAGGGGCCAATAATATTGCCAATGTCATGGGTGTATTTGTCCCGTCAGATCCCTTTAGAGCGATCGCGGTGGGTCATCTCGGAGAAATATCGGCGGCTCAACAATTATTTTTATTAGGGGCGATCGCCATTGCCGTAGGAGTCTATACAGATTCCCAGAAGGTGATGATGACAGTGGGAAATAATCTGATGCCTTTAAACCCGATCGGTGCTTTTGTGGTTGTTTTAGCAGAATTTATTGTCCTCTTTATCTTCTCTTCCAGTAGCTTGCAACATTTATTCATCCAGTGGGGCCTTCCCCCCATTCCACTCATTCCGGTTTCCAGTGCCCAGGCCGCTGTGGGGGCAGTGATTGGTGTGGGCCTATTGAAAGGCGCGAAGGGAGCTAGACAAATTAACTGGCGAGTCTTACAAGATATCGTCTCCAGTTGGATTTCCACCCCCATTATGGCTGCCGTGATTAGTTTTATACTCTTATTTGTCGTTCAAAATGTTTTTGATCAACCCGTCTATTTGAGATAG
- a CDS encoding DUF1830 domain-containing protein, with the protein MAQILDPVPSGQRGTILCCYVNATSHIQIARITNITNWYFERVVFPGQRLVFEALAEGQLEIHTGIMASSILSDTIPCERLCISDGLDDDLDEDTKPPGKNPTLTVKSVVASATIPAEPLVIATYYSSSQLEPILA; encoded by the coding sequence ATGGCTCAGATCCTTGATCCTGTACCGAGCGGTCAAAGGGGTACAATCCTATGCTGCTATGTGAATGCTACTAGCCACATTCAAATTGCCCGCATCACCAATATTACAAACTGGTATTTTGAACGGGTTGTCTTTCCTGGACAACGTTTAGTATTTGAAGCCCTTGCCGAAGGTCAATTGGAGATCCATACCGGCATCATGGCTAGTTCGATTCTTTCCGATACGATTCCCTGCGAGCGACTTTGTATTAGTGACGGCTTGGATGATGACTTGGACGAGGATACTAAACCCCCCGGCAAAAACCCTACGTTGACAGTTAAAAGCGTAGTCGCTTCAGCAACGATACCCGCAGAACCCCTCGTTATTGCTACTTATTATTCATCGTCTCAGCTAGAGCCAATTCTTGCCTAA
- the hisF gene encoding imidazole glycerol phosphate synthase subunit HisF — MLAKRILPCLDVNAGRVVKGVNFVDLRDAGDPVELARLYNKAGADELVFLDITATHEQRDTIIDVVYRTAEEVFIPLTVGGGIQTLAHIKNLLRAGADKVSVNSSAVKNPAFINEASDRFGAQCIVVAIDARRRHDPQNPGWDVYVRGGRENTGLDAIAWSKEVEQRGAGELLVTSMDADGTQAGYDLELTATIANQVEIPVIASGGAGNCQHIYEALTEGKAEAALLASLLHYGQLTIAEVKNYLQSHQVPVR; from the coding sequence ATGTTAGCCAAACGAATTTTACCTTGTCTAGATGTCAACGCCGGTCGAGTGGTGAAGGGAGTTAATTTTGTTGACCTCAGAGATGCGGGGGATCCAGTCGAATTAGCAAGACTGTACAACAAAGCTGGAGCTGATGAACTGGTTTTTCTCGATATTACCGCTACCCATGAACAGCGAGACACGATTATTGATGTGGTCTATCGCACGGCAGAGGAGGTCTTTATTCCTCTCACGGTGGGAGGCGGCATTCAAACCTTAGCGCATATTAAAAATTTGTTACGGGCAGGAGCGGATAAGGTTAGCGTTAACTCCTCGGCGGTCAAAAACCCTGCTTTTATTAATGAAGCCAGCGATCGCTTTGGGGCGCAATGTATTGTAGTGGCTATTGATGCCAGACGGAGGCATGATCCTCAAAATCCTGGTTGGGATGTCTATGTGCGAGGAGGACGGGAAAATACAGGGTTAGATGCGATCGCCTGGTCCAAGGAAGTGGAACAACGGGGGGCCGGAGAATTATTAGTCACTAGTATGGATGCCGATGGCACTCAAGCCGGGTACGATCTGGAACTAACGGCCACTATTGCCAACCAGGTGGAAATTCCGGTCATTGCCTCTGGAGGAGCCGGCAATTGTCAGCATATCTATGAAGCCTTGACCGAGGGAAAAGCAGAGGCGGCCTTGTTGGCTTCTTTACTTCATTACGGACAATTAACGATCGCCGAAGTTAAAAACTATTTACAAAGTCATCAAGTCCCCGTCCGCTAA